One genomic region from Sylvia atricapilla isolate bSylAtr1 chromosome 16, bSylAtr1.pri, whole genome shotgun sequence encodes:
- the LOC136368300 gene encoding BPI fold-containing family B member 3-like encodes MSVLWTVVLLNSLLIPSQGLVIPPLAARADMNGFRDSQAKGVPQGAQGGPPGGNLLGSLLGKGSAVAGLLGKNGVAGNLLNKDGALGGLLGGLLREDGAVGGLLGGLLGEDGAVGGLLGADGLLGGNGLLGGVLGGDGLLGGDGLLGGVLGADGLLGGNGLLGGVLGADGLLGGNGLLGGVLGTDGLLGRDGLLGGDGILGGLLGQGGVVDGLLGKDGLVDTLLDTVLELLIGKNGLLSRNGLVGSLLGKNGEELVGLRILNNTLPKISLRSLPGFGHQVDFSTQLLVESSVPGQPLCEQVDVDATVLVQDTWTAHQNALNCKTVDINTYVRPRLPLLDEPLKRLLRGILQDLGCNIINAKIKVLSSLLGSRNQVLPLGALGDLPSFSILSGDAIQMDLNLLSENARPGMMTPTRGLPLTASLRLATGRPPRLSLSQDTLSTLLEQVQGQGALNLSITSLMGSRSPLQGQVAQSSSLTTSVLLPFIPQLTRVLPGSLPLELRVRVSNEPVVTVRDGKATVTLKATIDFISPALQTPRGILFSLDMDIVLSISPSVSDGKLQTSLALDSINLTRFPPSLDAPTASSLAEWLKEVLTAVYVPSLKDAFRVSVPLPNVLNTNLRNAEVDITDVDEFSGQTTLGRTCSGGALRLLPF; translated from the exons ATGTCGGTGTTGTGGACTGTTGTCCTCCTCAACAGCCTGCTGATCCCTTCACAAGGACTTGTAATCCCAcccttggctgccagagcagatATGAATG GTTTTAGAGATTCACAAGCCAAAGGTGTTCCCCAGGGAGCTCAAGGTGGTCCCCCTGGTGGCAATCTGCTCGGCAGTCTCCTGGGCAAAGGCAGTGCTGTTGCCGGTCTCCTTGGCAAAAATGGAGTTGCTGGAAACCTCCTTAACAAAGATGGAGCTCTTGGTGGTCTCCTTGGTGGCCTCCTTAGAGAAGATGGTGCTGTTGGAGGTCTCCTTGGTGGCCTCCTTGGAGAAGATGGTGCTGTTGGAGGTCTCCTTGGTGCAGATGGTCTCCTTGGTGGAAATGGTCTCCTTGGTGGTGTCCTTGGTGGAGATGGTCTCCTTGGTGGAGATGGTCTCCTTGGTGGTGTCCTTGGTGCAGATGGTCTCCTTGGTGGAAATGGTCTCCTTGGTGGTGTCCTTGGTGCAGATGGTCTCCTTGGTGGAAATGGTCTCCTTGGTGGTGTCCTTGGTACAGATGGTCTCCTTGGTAGAGATGGTCTCCTTGGTGGAGATGGTATCCTCGGTGGTCTCCTTGGCCAAGGTGGTGTCGTTGATGGTCTCCTTGGCAAAGATGGCCTTGTTGACACTCTCCTTGACACTGTCCTTGAGCTTCTCATTGGCAAAAACGGTCTCCTCAGCAGAAATGGTCTCGTTGGCAGCCTTCTTGGTAAAAATGGTGAAGAACTCGTGGG ACTGAGAATTCTGAACAACACCCTCCCCAAAATCAGTTTGCGCTCCCTGCCGGGCTTTGGGCACCAGGTGGACTTCAGCACGCAGCTGTTGGTAGAGAGCAG TGTGCCGGGCCAGCCACTCTGCGAGCAGGTGGACGTAGACGCGACCGTGCTGGTCCAGGACACGTGGACGGCTCACCAGAACGCTCTGAACTGCAAGACTGTTGACATAAACACCTATGTGAG ACCCAGACTGCCACTTCTGGATGAGCCTTTGAAACGCCTCCTTAGAGGTATCCTGCAGGATCTG gGCTGCAACATCATCAATGCCAAGATCAAGGTGTTGAGCTCCCTGCTTGGCTCCAGGAACC AGGTGCTCCCCCTCGGGGCTCTGGGCGACCTGCCCTCCTTCTCTATCCTCAGTGGTGATGCCATCCAGATGGATCTGAAT CTCCTCTCCGAGAATGCCAGGCCTGGCATGATGACCCCCACACGGGGACTGCCACTCACTGCCAGCCTGCGGCTGGCCACCGGCCGCCCACCACggctcagcctctcccaggACACCCTCAGcaccctgctggagcaggtccaggggCAGGGAGCCCTCAACCTCAGCATCACCAGCCTGATGGGTAGCAGATCCCCTCTGCAAGGCCAG gttgcccagagcagctcgCTGACCACGTCTGTGCTATTGCCGTTCATCCCCCAG CTCACCCGGGTCCTCCCTGGCTctctgcccctggagctgcGTGTCCGAGTAAGCAACGAGCCAGTAGTGACTGTGAGGGATGGAAAAGCCACTGTCACCCTCAAAGCCACTATCGACTTCATCAGTCCTGCCCTGCAGACCCCTCGGGGGATCCTGTTCTCCCTCGATATG GACATCGTTCTGAGCATTAGCCCATCAGTCTCTGATGGCAAACTGCAAACCTCCCTGGCTCTTGACAG CATCAACCTGACACGTTTCCCCCCGAGTCTTGATGCTCCCACC GCCTCCTCGCTCGCAGAATGGCTCAAGGAGGTCCTCACAGCTGTATATGTACCTTCTCTTAAAG ATGCCTTCCGTGTGTCTGTCCCACTGCCAAACGTCCTCAACACCAACCTCAGGAACGCTGAAGTCGACATCACTGAT GTGGACGAGTTTTCCGGCCAGACCACTCTAGGAAGAACCTGCTCAGGAGGAGCCTTGAGGCTGCTCCCTTTCTGA